Part of the Permianibacter fluminis genome, TGCGCCGTATTTGAAGACGTGGAGCCTCGACAGCACGTTTCTGTGGGTCGTGATACTGGCGACGGCCGGTGGCCTCGGTCTGTCATTTACCCGCGCCCGCCGACTCGAAGGCGTTGGCGCGTCCAAAATCGGTTCCGGCTTTTTGTACATCCTGATCGCCACCGTCGGCATGCAGATGAATATCGCGGCGATAGCCGAGCACTGGCAATTGTTCTTTGTCGGCCTGTTCTGGATTCTGACCCACGGCGCGCTGCTGTTTCTGGTCGCCAAGCTGATCCGGGCGCCGCTGTTTTTCCTCTGCGTTGGCTCGCAAGCCAATATCGGCGCAGCGGCATCAGCGCCGGTGGTTGCGGCAGCGTTTCATCCGTCGCTGGCACCCGTCGGCGTGCTGCTGGCGGTGTTTGGTTATGTGCTCGGCACTTATGGCGGCTACATGTGCGCGGAAATGATGCGCCTGGTTTCAGGTGGTTGATTGGTCTCGGGTGATAGATTGGTTTCGGGTTGTGGATTGGTAGCAGTGGCTGATTGGCAGCAGGTGATTGAAATGAATGATTTCGTTTTGCACGAACGCTTGGCGGCCGATTGCCTCATCGTTGGCGACTGGCCGCTGTGTCGCGTGCTGTTGATGAACGACAGCAATTACCCGTGGCTGATTCTGGTGCCGCGCCGGCCGGATCTGCGCGAGATTTACCAGCTGGATGCCGCTGATCGCACGCAGTTTCTCGCCGAGTCGTGCACGCTGGGCGAAGCGCTGATGCAGCAGTTTGCCGGCGATAAACTGAACGTGGCTGCACTCGGCAACATGGTGCCGCAGCTGCATATTCATCACATTGTGCGCAAAGTCGGTGATGCAGCGTGGCCGGCGCCGGTGTGGGGCAAGGTGCCGGCGCTGCCGTATGCACCGGCAGCGGCGGACGCGTTGCTGAAGACCTTGCGGGCGAAGCTGTCGCTGTAAGCGCCGGTATTTCCGTCGGTCGTTAGCGAAGCGCTTACTTTCTGCACGATTCTTGTCGCTAACAAAAATTCGCGCTGCGGTCTTTGCCGGCTTTCGGCTAAGATCGCCGCTGGGAGTCGGCCAGACAGTCGCTGGTGCCGCAAGGTGCTGGAGGAAAGTCCGGACTCCATAGGGCAGGGTGCCAGGTAACGCCTGGACGGCGCGAGCCGATGGAAAGTGCAACAGAAAGATACCGCCGATGTGGCTTGTCCGAGCTGGGACTGGAAACAGGAACAGAACGGAAACGGTCGCAGGTAAGGGTGAAATGGTGCGGTAAGAGCGCACCGCGTCCCTGGCAACAGGCGATGGCACGGCAAACCCCACCCGGAGCAAGACCAAATAGGCGTCCAATGGCGTGGCCCGCGCTGGACGCGGGTAGGTTGCTTGAGCCGACTGGTGACAGGCGGCCCAGAGGAATGACTGTCCTCGACAGAATCCGGCTTATCGGCCGACTCCCTTCTTTTCACCTCCCTTTCGTTCCGGTGCGCCAGGGCAGGCGCTTCCTGACCAAACTTAAAGTGAATTCTCACGTTCCATGCACAAGAGTTTGATTTCGTTTTCTTCCTTCCAACTGGTACTTATCCACAAGCTGTGATCCAGCGCTAAGTCCTTGTCAAACAAGCGTTATTTCCCCGAATTAAAGCGGGAATTTGCTTGACGGTGATCACCCTCGTTTCTATAGTGGCGAAAAGTGGGGAAACGTGTCGTTTTGTGGATCACGTTTCAGGTTCAACCGGACAGGACAGTCAAACCAGTGTTTCGTGGGGCAAGTGCCATCTCGGTAGACGCAAAGGGCCGCATCGCCATGCCAGCCCGGCACCGTGACGCCCTGCAAAACCTCTGCGCCGGTCAGCTGGTCATCACCCGCGATTTGAGCCTGCCATGCCTGCTGGTGTTTCCGATGCCGGCCTGGGAACGGCTCGAGCAAGACCTTGAGAAGTTGTCGAACACCAACCCGGTGCACCAACGCATCAAACGCATCCTGATGGGTTTTGCCACCGAAATCGAGCTCGACAGCGCCGGCCGCATGCTGTTGCCGCAAGTGCTGCGCGAGCAGTGCGGCATGACCAAGGACGCGATGTTGGTCGGTCAAGGCAAAGTGTTCCAGCTCTGGGATGCCGGTCGTTGGGATGAACAGATCCGGGTCGATATCGAGGCCCACGGTACTGATACCGCTGAATTACCAGCGCTCTCGTTCTAAGGGGACAGGCCCATGCACGAGACGGTACTCCTGCACGAATCGGTGGCAGCGCTGGCGGTGCGTGCGGATGGTTTCTATGTGGACGCCACCTTTGGTCGCGGCGGCCACAGCGGTTTGATTTTGCAGCAGCTGGGTCCTGCGGGTCGGTTGCTGGGTATTGATAAAGATCCGCAGGCGATAGCGGTCGCGCACGAACAATTCGGCAGCGACCCGCGGTTTTCAATCGAGCAGGGCGCGTTTTCGCAGCTGGCCGATTTGATTGCACGACGCGGCATGACCGGCAAGGTCGATGGCGTGTTGATGGACTTGGGCGTGTCGTCGCCTCAACTGGACGAAGCGGCGCGCGGATTCAGTTTTATGCGTGACGGAGAACTGGACATGCGCATGGATCCCACGCGGGGACAAAGCGCAGCCGCCTTTCTCGCCACGGCGACGGATGAAACCATCGCCGATGTGCTTTATCGTCTTGGCGAAGAACGCCAATCCCGTCGCATCGCCCGCGCCATTGTTGCCGCGCGCGAGGTCGAGCCCATCACCCGCACGGTCCAGCTCGCCAATATCGTTGCCGAGGCGCTACCGCGGCACGAAAAACACAAACATCCGGCCACCCGTACCTTTCTCGCGTTGCGTCTGTTCGTCAACGATGAACTCGGCGAAGTTGAGCGGGTATTGCCGCAAGCATTTGAAGTGTTGGCGCCGGGCGGCCGGTTGGCGGTGATCAGTTTTCATTCGCTCGAAGATCGCATCGTCAAGCAGTACCTGAAGCGCGAAGCCAAAGGCGACGATCTGCCGAAAGATCTGCCGATTCGCGCCAGCGAAATTCACGCCCGGGTCAAGCTGCACGGCAAGGTGGTGCCATCGGCTCAGGAAGTTGCCCGCAACCCGCGCTCACGCAGTGCCGTGCTGCGCATTGCGGAGAAGCTCGCATGAACCTCTCCGTGTACTGGCATGACCAACCACTCTGCCCTCAGTCTTGCTGTCGCAGTGATTCGACGCCAGCGCGTGCCGTGCTGATTGTGTTTATCGCCGAGAAGTTGGCATGAACGCCAGCACCGAACAGCCCTCCCTGCTGAAGGCGCTGCTGGCCAGCTTGCGCGGCGTCGGTTTTGCCGTGGCGTTGCTCGCCTTGCTGACCTTGCTGTCCGCCTTGGCCGTGGTCTGGAGCGCGTATCAGACCCGGATGGCACGTGCGGAATTGGAAGCGCTGGAAAAGCAGCGTGACGATCTCGACAACGATTACCGCGCGCTGAAGCTGGGTCAAGCCGCGCTTGCCGAGCACGGCCGGGTCGAAACAGTTGCGACGCAAAAATTGGGCATGGAGCGGGTCGGCATTGCCAATGAACGGGTGGTGCAACCATGAGCCGCGCAGCAGGCAAGGATCAGGCGAAGCCAGTGCCGGCCAAAAAAATGCCGGCGGCCAAGGCAATGAGTGCCGCCACTGCCAAATCGGGTGCGGCCAAGGCAACGGCCGATACCCGCCGCAATTATCCGGTTTACAACTGGCGTTTCTATTTCCTCGGCGGCGTGCTGGTACTCGGCTTTGTCGGCCTTGGTGTTCGCGCCGGTTATCTGCAGCTGGTTGAGAATTCCTTCCTGCAAAAAGAGAGTGCGGTGCGCGCGCTGCGCGATGCTCCCATTGCCAGCTATCGCGGCAGCATTCTGGATCGCAATGGCCAGCAGCTGGCGGTCTCCATCGAAGTGGCATCGCTGTATATCGACCCGCGCGAAATCAAAGAAAAGCACGATGCCGAAGGGCTGCGCCAAGGCACCGCTTGGCACCAGCTGGCCGCGTTGCTGGGTTTGAAAACTTCTGCCTTGAACAAATTGGTCGAGAACAACGCCAAGAAGCATTTCGTCTGGGTCAAACGGCAACTGGAGCCGACGGTCGCCAAGCTGGTGCGGCAATTGGATCTGCCTGGCGTGCATTTGACTCGTGAATATCGCCGTTCCTATCCGGCCGGCGAAGTGGCCGCGCACGTGGTGGGTTTCACCAACATCGACGAAAAAGGTATCGAAGGCATCGAGCGGGCGTTTGATGAGCAGTTGACCGGCACGCCGGGCAGCGAGCGGCAATTGCTGGATCGCAAGCGTCGCGTGGTCGAGTCGCAAGGCGTGCTGCAGGAGGCTGAACCGGGTCAGGATATCGAGCTGGCACTGGATGGTCGTTTGCAAAACCTGACCTTCCGCGAGTTGCGCGCCACCGTCAATGAACAGCATGCACGCGCCGGTTCGGCGGTAATCCTTGACGTCAATACCGGTGAAGTGCTGGCGATGGCGAATTTGCCTTCCTACAACCCGAACAAGCGCAATGACCGGCCGAAAGGCGCGACCCGCAATCGCGCCATCACCGACATGTTCGAGCCCGGCTCAACGGTCAAGCCGTTGGTGGTGGTCGGTGCGCTCGAGTCCGGCAAATACACACCGCATACCGTGATCGATACCCGTCCGGGTTATTTGCGTGTTGGTGGTTCCTGGGTGCGAGATACCAGCAATCACGGCGTGCTGGATGTCACCGGTGTGATCAAGAAATCCAGCAATATTGGCGTTACCCAAATGGCGCTCAGTTTGTCGAAGGAGCAATTCCTCGGCACTTATGAGCGGTTCGGTCTGGGTCAGCCATTGAATACCGGGTTTCCTGGCGAAACTGCCGGCCGGCTGAACCTGGACAAGCGCTGGTCGAAATTCGAATTGGCCACCGCGTCGTATGGCTATGGTTTGACTGCCAGTCCGCTGCAAATTGCCAGTGCTTACGCCACGCTGGCCAGCGGCGGTATCAAACGTCCGGTAAGCATGTTGAAAGTCAAAGGTGGTGTGATTGGTGAGCGCGTTGCTGACGAACACGTGACCCAGGAAGTGCTGGCGATGATGCGCGAAGTGATCACCGATGGTGGCACCGGCAAGCGCGCCAAAGTTGGCGGCTATTGCGTATCGGGCAAGACCGGCACCGTGCACAAGGCCGTGGCCGGTGGCTACAGCGACGATTATTTCTCGGTGTTTGCCGGCATTGCGCCCTGTGAGAATCCACGCCTGGTCATGGTGGTGGTGGTGGATGAGCCGAGCGGTGACAAATACTACGGTGGCGATATCGCGGCGCCGGTCTTCAGCGCCGTGATGGATCAGGCGCTACGTCTCATCAATGTCGCACCGGATGACAAGTCGGCGGTTCGCGTCGGCCAGCAGCAAGCACGCGCGAGCCAACCGAATGTGGTCAGCTCTGCGCCCGCGCCGGTCCGCGCACCCGCACAAACTTCAGCAAAAATTTCCGCGCAGATTTCAACACCAGCAGGAGGTCACGATGTCTGAATCAAAAGTGACCCTGACGCTACAGCAATTGCTGGCTGGCGAATCGGTGCAGGTGTCCGCCAGCATGGCGGCGATTCCGGTTACCCGGCTGACGCTGGACAGTCGTGATGTCCAGTTTGGTGACATCTTCATTGCCCTGGCCGGCACCGCCACTGATGGTCGCAAATTTATTGCCGACGCGTTTGCGCGTGGCGCGGTCGCCGCATTGACGGAAACCGCCAACGGTGACGAACGTTTGATCGCCGTGCCCAATCTGCGTATGCGGGTGTCGGCACTGGCCGCAAAAACCTACGACGATGCCAGTGCCGCGATGCCGCTTTACGCGGTAACCGGCACCAATGGTAAGACTACTACCAGCCAGTTGCTGGCCGCCGCACTGACCCGGCTGACCGGACCGACCTTCGTGCTCGGTACGCTCGGCTATGGCTTGTTTGGCGAATTGCAACCGGGTCGGCACACAACGCCTGATGCCATCGCTTTGCAACGGCTGCTGGCCGAAGGTCTGAAACAAGGTGCCCGCGCGGCGGCAATGGAAGTGTCTTCACATGGTCTGGATCAGGGCCGGGTCGAGGCGCTGCATTTCCGCACCGCGATTTTCACCAATCTGACCCGCGATCACCTCGATTACCACGGCACCATGGCCGCCTACGGCGCCGCCAAACGTCGGCTGTTTGTCTGGCCGGCGCTGCAGCACGCGGTGATCAATGCCGATGACGAATTTGGTCGCGAACTGCTGGCCGATCCCGCCATTACCGCCAGCAAATATTCCTACGGTGTTCGCGCGCATGCCATTGCCGGCATCGCGGGCAGCGTGCACGCCGAACGCATTCACTACAGCAGCGACGGCATTCTGGCCGAAATCGTCACGCCTTGGGGGCGCAAGCTGCTGCAAAGCCCGCTGCTCGGCGAATTCAACCTGAGCAATTTGCTGGCGGCGCTGACCGCGCTTTGCGCCAACGGTTTTTCGCTCGATGAGGTTGCCGGCGTGCTCGGTACGGTGCAGCCAATCGCTGGCCGGATGGAACGGTTTGGTGGCGGCGAGCAACCGCTGGTCGTGGTCGATTACGCCCACACCCCGGATGCGCTGGAAAAAGCGCTGATGGCGCTGCGCCTGCATTGCCACGGCAAAGTTGCCGTCGTGTTTGGTTGCGGCGGTGATCGCGACAAAGGCAAGCGGCCGGAAATGGGCGCCATCGCGGAACGCTTTGCCGACGATGTGGTGCTGAGCAATGACAATCCGCGTTCGGAAGCGCCGCTGGCCATCGCCAATGACATTCGTGCTGGCATGAAAGCCGGTGCAGGCGTTCGTTTCATTGCCGATCGCCAGCAGGCCATCGCCACCGTGTTGGCTGAGTTGCAGGCCGGTGATGCCTTGTTGTTGGCCGGCAAGGGGCATGAAGCCTATGTCGAAGCCAATGGCCAGCGCACGCCGTATTCGGAAGTGGCCGTAGTGCAAACCTTGTTGCAGAACCTGCAGGGAGCGCGGCGCTGATGGACATGCAATTGCGTGACATCGCCGCCGCGACCAGCGGCCAGCTGCACGGCGCTGATGCGGCCAGCGAAATGCACGTGCGCGCAGTCAACACCGATTCCCGGCAACCGGTGCCGGCATCGCTGTTTGTGGCGCTGCGCGGTGAGCGGTTTGATGCCCATGAATTTGCCGCCGGCGCGATCGCCGGCGGCGCGATCGCGCTGCTGGTCGAGCGAGTGTTGCCGCTGTCAGTACCACAGATCGTGGTGGCCGATACCCGGCGCGCACTCGGTGATTTGGCGCGCGCCTGGCGTCGCCGCTGCGCTGCCACGGTTGTCGGTTTGACC contains:
- a CDS encoding HIT domain-containing protein, yielding MNDFVLHERLAADCLIVGDWPLCRVLLMNDSNYPWLILVPRRPDLREIYQLDAADRTQFLAESCTLGEALMQQFAGDKLNVAALGNMVPQLHIHHIVRKVGDAAWPAPVWGKVPALPYAPAAADALLKTLRAKLSL
- a CDS encoding peptidoglycan D,D-transpeptidase FtsI family protein, which codes for MSRAAGKDQAKPVPAKKMPAAKAMSAATAKSGAAKATADTRRNYPVYNWRFYFLGGVLVLGFVGLGVRAGYLQLVENSFLQKESAVRALRDAPIASYRGSILDRNGQQLAVSIEVASLYIDPREIKEKHDAEGLRQGTAWHQLAALLGLKTSALNKLVENNAKKHFVWVKRQLEPTVAKLVRQLDLPGVHLTREYRRSYPAGEVAAHVVGFTNIDEKGIEGIERAFDEQLTGTPGSERQLLDRKRRVVESQGVLQEAEPGQDIELALDGRLQNLTFRELRATVNEQHARAGSAVILDVNTGEVLAMANLPSYNPNKRNDRPKGATRNRAITDMFEPGSTVKPLVVVGALESGKYTPHTVIDTRPGYLRVGGSWVRDTSNHGVLDVTGVIKKSSNIGVTQMALSLSKEQFLGTYERFGLGQPLNTGFPGETAGRLNLDKRWSKFELATASYGYGLTASPLQIASAYATLASGGIKRPVSMLKVKGGVIGERVADEHVTQEVLAMMREVITDGGTGKRAKVGGYCVSGKTGTVHKAVAGGYSDDYFSVFAGIAPCENPRLVMVVVVDEPSGDKYYGGDIAAPVFSAVMDQALRLINVAPDDKSAVRVGQQQARASQPNVVSSAPAPVRAPAQTSAKISAQISTPAGGHDV
- the rsmH gene encoding 16S rRNA (cytosine(1402)-N(4))-methyltransferase RsmH, with the protein product MHETVLLHESVAALAVRADGFYVDATFGRGGHSGLILQQLGPAGRLLGIDKDPQAIAVAHEQFGSDPRFSIEQGAFSQLADLIARRGMTGKVDGVLMDLGVSSPQLDEAARGFSFMRDGELDMRMDPTRGQSAAAFLATATDETIADVLYRLGEERQSRRIARAIVAAREVEPITRTVQLANIVAEALPRHEKHKHPATRTFLALRLFVNDELGEVERVLPQAFEVLAPGGRLAVISFHSLEDRIVKQYLKREAKGDDLPKDLPIRASEIHARVKLHGKVVPSAQEVARNPRSRSAVLRIAEKLA
- the mraZ gene encoding division/cell wall cluster transcriptional repressor MraZ, whose translation is MFRGASAISVDAKGRIAMPARHRDALQNLCAGQLVITRDLSLPCLLVFPMPAWERLEQDLEKLSNTNPVHQRIKRILMGFATEIELDSAGRMLLPQVLREQCGMTKDAMLVGQGKVFQLWDAGRWDEQIRVDIEAHGTDTAELPALSF
- a CDS encoding UDP-N-acetylmuramoyl-L-alanyl-D-glutamate--2,6-diaminopimelate ligase is translated as MSESKVTLTLQQLLAGESVQVSASMAAIPVTRLTLDSRDVQFGDIFIALAGTATDGRKFIADAFARGAVAALTETANGDERLIAVPNLRMRVSALAAKTYDDASAAMPLYAVTGTNGKTTTSQLLAAALTRLTGPTFVLGTLGYGLFGELQPGRHTTPDAIALQRLLAEGLKQGARAAAMEVSSHGLDQGRVEALHFRTAIFTNLTRDHLDYHGTMAAYGAAKRRLFVWPALQHAVINADDEFGRELLADPAITASKYSYGVRAHAIAGIAGSVHAERIHYSSDGILAEIVTPWGRKLLQSPLLGEFNLSNLLAALTALCANGFSLDEVAGVLGTVQPIAGRMERFGGGEQPLVVVDYAHTPDALEKALMALRLHCHGKVAVVFGCGGDRDKGKRPEMGAIAERFADDVVLSNDNPRSEAPLAIANDIRAGMKAGAGVRFIADRQQAIATVLAELQAGDALLLAGKGHEAYVEANGQRTPYSEVAVVQTLLQNLQGARR
- the ftsL gene encoding cell division protein FtsL, with the protein product MNASTEQPSLLKALLASLRGVGFAVALLALLTLLSALAVVWSAYQTRMARAELEALEKQRDDLDNDYRALKLGQAALAEHGRVETVATQKLGMERVGIANERVVQP